The DNA sequence agtgaagaaagccaatggaatgttggccttcataacaagaggagctgagtataggagcaaagaggcccttctgcagttgtacagggccctagtgagaccgcacctggagtactgtgtgcagttttggtctccaaatttgaggaaggatattcttgctattgagggcatgcagcgtaggtttactaggttaattcccggaatggcgggactgtcatatgttgaaagactggagcggctaggcttgtatatactggaatttagaaggatgagaggggatcttatcgaaacatataagattattaaggggttggacacgttagaggcaggaaacatgttcccaatgttgggggagtccagaacaaggggccacagtttaagaataaggggtaggccatttagaatggagatgaggaaaaactttttcagtcagagagttgtaaatctgtggaattctctacctcagaaggcagtggaggccaattctctgaatgcattcaagagagagctagatagagctcttaaggatagtggagtcaggggatatagggagaaggcaggaacggggtactgattgagaatgatcagccgtgatcacattgaatggcggtgcttgctcgaagggctgaatggcctactcctgcacctattgtctattgctattcTGATCAGGCAAAGGAAGCTTTATAACcagtgtagggaagaactgcagaagctcgtttaaatgaaagatagacacaaaatgctggagtaactcagcgggacaggcagtgtccgtggagagaaggaatgggtgatgtttccagtcgagacccttcttctgttagCCTGACAGAGCCTCTccccagagagctgggttcaatcctgacctcgggtgctgtctgcgtggaatttgcacgttctatctgtgaccacgtaggtttcttccaggtgctccttttccctccccatcccaaagacatgcgacattgtaagttaattgccctaTGTAAAATTGCACTtcatgtttagggagtggataccAAAATACGATAACATAAAACCTGTGTGtaacggtgatcgatggtcggcgtggacccggtgggcccaaggacctgtttccatgtggtatctcaaagctaagctaaactcgactaaacccaggaatgagtaggttaacctatgatgagcatttgtcggcactgggcctgtactcgctggagtttagaagaatgagaggggacctccttgaaacatacagaatagtgaaaggcttgtatatttggatgtggagaagatgtttccactaatgggagaggtcatagcctcggaattaaaggacgttcttttaggaaggagatgaggagaaaattctttagtacagatgtcagagatgtcagatggggagaaggcaggagaatggggtttggagggagagatagatcggccatgattgaatggtggagtagacttgatgggccgaatggcctcattctactcctatcacatgacctaatGACTAAACCCCTCCTTTAATTTTTTTCATGTATTTGCTCTTATCGTTAAAATATACTGAGGGGCAGGATTAATCTGATCTTGTAGAATCCAGCAGTATGTTTTTTAATTAACAAAAATTATTTATACGCTAATTTCTCATACGTTAAATAATATGACATTTCAACCGAACTGGAGGTGCTTTGTGAATAATATTTACCGTCACATCAGTGGAGGGTCCCAGAATCATATTCAAGATTCTGATCTCCGTTGGGTAAATGATGGAATAGCTGCAGTTTCTCTGCTCATGTGGAATGACCATTGTGAATCTTCCTTCAGAATTCTGGGAAATTATGTTGCAAGCTTTGAAGATAAACAAACAAGAGCCAGAATAACATTATTGCTTCGGTTTGATGAAAGGAGAAACAATTCTCATAATATATTTCTTCAGCTTTACATTCAAATTGATAAATGGAAGTATAATGATTTAAAGGCTTCGCACATTAAACTGTAAAAGTTGTTTTAACTCAAACAGATGGCACATAACTGAAAGACTACATATTACTTCTAAACTACAACGGCCTTCGTGGTTAATTTACGTACAGACATTATTTTAGCAATAAGACTTGGCTTTCAGGTGGCATTATGAAGATTTAAGCACTAGTCATTCCCAGATCAGAGATCATCATCACATGGGCTTGAAAATAATCCTGGCTGTTTTTCAAATTCAGGCAAATTAATGCAGCACTGGAAGCATGCAGTCAAAGCAAGAGCCTCAACAATTAGCTGGTTGTGAGATTCAGCTGTATATTAACAGTGAATTGTCACTGGTCCAAGATTCCTCATCAGTTCAGTCAATGGGAGGCATCAGTTTTGATCCACCTGCTTTGTTATGGTGAACTAATTTCCAAAATGTATCTGTATATAAAGCCATGTTTATTACCAGAATCtaatgtcccaccccggtcattccttcttctccctgctcctattctgaggaagatacaaaagattggaagtgtgcaccaccactcagtctgaagaagtgtctcgacccgaaacgtcacccattccgtctctcctgagatgctgcctgacctgctgagttactccagcattttgtgaataaataccttcgatttgtaccagcatctggagttattttcttataccactcaggaacaacttctttccctcgattacacacaaaatgctggagtaactcagcgggacaggcagcatctctggagagaaggaatgggtgatgttttctgtCCTtcgggcagtctgaagaagagacccttcttcagactgcccgacgacccaaaacctcacccattccttctctccagagatgctgcctgtcccactgagttactccagtgttttgcgtctatcttcggtttaaaccagcatctgcagttccttcccacgcactGCTCTTTCCCTCTGCTGTCAGGCTTCTGAGCGGTCCTTCCATAGGCCATGGTAcactccgattcacctctaccccattgcggacattggactttgaaactgacgcgctacaatgctgtgaactatattccacatcttcccctttgctctatctattgtacttgagtttgacctgattgtatttatatatggtatgtctgatctgtattgatagcatgcaaaacaaagcttttcactgtactttggtacagatgacattaataaacctagaTGTACTGTACTAGATTTAGAATGATCAAACAGGATGTTAAAACTCTGTAAGGGAGCTGCCTTGACTGAAGTTTGGAGTAGATAATAGGATGTCTCAGAACTGGACGCTAATAATATGGCAATGCCTGGACAAGTTGCCCCATTGACATGTTGTTGTACTTGGTGCTTGTTCTATACCGCAAAAACGGGGACCAAATTTCTACATTCTTCTCTCTGGATTTGAATTATAATTATTTACATATTTTTAAATGGAAGAATGCTTTTGCAATGCTTTTTTATATCACACAACATCCCAAAATGCTATCTGCCCAGTTAACATTtttagatgaggagaaatttgacaatatagatgaggagaaatttctttagtcagagggtggtgaacctgtggaattctttgccacagaaaggtgtggcgaccaagtcagtggatatttttaaggcagagataggtagattcttgattagtgcaggtgtcagaggttacgggcagaaagcaggagaatggggttaggagggagagatagatcagccatgattgaatggcggagtagacttgatgggccgataggccttattctactcctaatACATATGACCTCATGACATTTTTGTCACTGTTGCAAAGTAGCAGACATGGCTGTTAATTCACACGTAGAACCACAGAATGGCGACAGCAACGAGTGAATCCCTTTGGCCAGATTAGGGACGACTGGGTCCATGTGAGATCGATCCACTCACATGAGCAGATTTCAAGAAGGATAGCACCCCTTACAATACCGCACCTCCCTCAGTCCTTCACCACTATTTCCAGCCTAGATTATGACCGTCCATTTTGTTCAAACAATCTTACTTGGATAACTCAGCGAGACTGAGTAAATATTACAACCGGGACAAAATCggggtggcacgttggcgcagcggtagagttgctgccttagtgaatgcagcgccgaagactcaggttcgatcctgactactggcgccgtctgtacggagtttgtacgttctccctgtgacctgcgtgagttttctccgagatcttcggtttcctcccacactccaaagatgtacaggtatgtaggttaattgactgggtaaatgtaaaaattgtccctagtgtgtgtaggatagtgttagtgtgcggggatcgctgggccgaagagcctgtttctgcgctgtatctctaaatctaaatctaaatctaaaaaaaactaacATGGAAAAACCAAGGGGAAGATTTGCTAAAGTGCAAACATTATAAACAAATGTTACGGTTCATTTGAACATTTTCTGAATTTTCTATAAGGATTCAAGCTTTAGCATCTTTGCTGCAAAATATTATATCATACGTTTGTAGAAACATTGATTCATTGGATTCTGGTGATCTAATTTCATAATTGAATCTGCATCAAATAGCTATTCATTATCAGAATCTAATGGATTTAGAATGATCAAACATTACATGTGGGGATATTTTTAAAGCTCCCAGTGGTTGCACTAGCGATATTAATCAAATAATGCCTTTTAGTTGATTTATGGCATATGGCTAGAATCTCGCTGCTACAATTTTTCATAGTGATGCATCATATTTATTCAATGAAACAAAGCCATCTCTCATTTTTACATGTTTGCCTTTTTATGCGTGAAATATTCACAAAATAATATTATTTCTTCCATCAAACATTTGGGGCTGTACGGTGGCGCACGGATAgagctgccgtacagcgccagagacacgagttcaatcctgactacgggtgctgtcagtacggagtttgcatgttttccctgtgactgtatgggtttctttcgggtgttccagtttcctcccacactccaaagatgtacaggtttgtcggttaattggctccataacattatcccaagtgtgtacgatagtgctagtgtacgggatgatcactggttggcacggactcggtggactgtaggccctgtttccatgctgtatctctaaagtctaaagtccaacacATTTTCACACATTATAGTGATACAAATGCAAGTTAGGTTTCGTGATCGGTAGTGGGCACTATGATGTGGGTCATAGGTAACCCAGGAGTACAAAACTGGAGATGGCTGCTGTCTTTAAATCTGGTGATGGACTTTTCTCAAGAGtcattggacaatagacaataggtgcaggagtaggccattcggccctttgagccagcaccaccattcaatgtgatcatggctgatcattctcaatcagtaccctgttcctgccttctccctataccccctgactccgctatccttaagagctctatctagctctctcttgaaagcattcagagaattggcctccactgccttctgaggcagagaattccacagatttacaactctctgactgaaaaagtttttcctaatctccgttctaaatggcctgccctttattcttaaactgtagcccctggttctggactcccccaacattgggaacatgtagagTTGATGCCCTACAGtgtttacagcacttgcagcgccagagacccgagttcgatcctgactacaggtgctgactgtacggagtttgtacgttctcctcgtgatgcatgggttttctctgagatcttcagtttcctcccacactccaaaaacgtacaggtttgtaggttaattgacttggtataaatgtaaattgtccttagtgtgtgtaggatagcattaatatgcagggatcgctgtccggcacggactcggtgggctgaaggacctgtttccacgctgtatctgtaaagtaaactaaactgctcAAAGCCACCATGGTGGTATACTATtaccaaaaaaaaaattcaaaacagAATAAAAATCATGCAAGGTTATGCCTTGGGCGTAATTCCTTCTTGTACTTACGGAAAGGATTAATCGAGTGCCTGATTGTCAAAGAAAATCCATTTCCAATCTTGTGAATTCGAAAAACGATCATTGCAACATTTTGTGAAGACCTGATTGTTGGGCTCAAGTTGCTGCCTTGACAAAAGTCAACATAGCGTTCCGAGATGGGGAGAGCATGATCCATTATGCTTGGGAACACGTCCCCCTTCAACATCCAGCCATCAAAGACCTATGCATCAACACAATGTAATTTAGAAGCACAAGAGGAAGAATGTTTCTATCCTTAGGGCTCTTAGTTACATAGTCGCTGTTGTAATGCAGGACACGACAGGAAGAAAATATCAGAAATAGAGTAATAGGATGGggcaaaatgtatttaaaaactcATACTGTATTCTGCATCCTGGTAGTCTTCTCTTTGCTCTGTACTCATGTATAGatttattcatgtatagtatctttgtttagtttagtttagtttattactagaccaagttgtccctttaggcccaaacctctcctgtattggtgcagcaccctcccctccccccctccctcaccctccccccctccctccctaggagatagatttaaactttaaaatgtgaataactttaaaaatataacaccaatttccatgaaacttcttccattagcaccaaagggacaacggtgagtaaggagggcctacaattgttgcgctatcatgtaccgttttggctgtagttcaggaacaaacaaacaaacaaatgagagttttagaatatagattgtcacatagagttatagaatcatacagcattgaaacagacccttcagcccaacttgctcacaccgaccaacatgtcccatctacacgagtcccacctgcctacgtttggcccatatccctctaaacctgtcccatccatttcactgtatcttagtttagtttagttaattattgttacatgtaccgagatacggtGATTGGGTTttatttgcttgctatccaatcaagAAAAagactaaagataggcacaaaaagctggagtaactcagcgggacagacagcatctcgggagagaaggaatgggcgacgtttcgtgtcgagacccttcttcagaccatacatgaatgcaatcaagctgtccacagaacAAAGACAAAAAGATAGTGCCCAAGACAACAATAAAGCATAACACAAACACAAGATATTTGAATTAAGCAGATTTATAGCAAGCACAACCAGCCAGCAGCATGTGAAGAGAAATAACTACTTCACTTTTGTTTCCAATTTGTGGAACAGGCTTTACTTAATTTCTAATATTTGCTGTTTAAAAGTGCATTCAGAAACAGCAAATAATGCAAAGTTCATGATGCATGAATTCACCTACATCTGATTTATTTGTAATATCTATTGCAAGTCTGTGTTACTCGATAGGTTTTACAGTTTTTATTCCTTCTCTGATAATCACCACTTTCCCCATTCCTAGTCCAGCACTCTCTTTTTCTCATAGATTGTTGGAGAAAAggcaatggagagagagagaaaagagagagagagagagcaagagatagagagagtgagagagcaagagagagagagaaagggagagggagagcgagacagagagagagggagagagcaagagagtgtgagcaagagagagagagggagagtaatTTATaccgattagctaattaatttattgcatcgtatggaagtcgcattcccaatctcgttgtaccccctgtacaatgacaatacagatatattgtatcgtattgtattgtaagcaAGAAAGAGAGAgcatgagacagagagagagagagagagcaagagagagcgagagcaagatagagagagcgagagagagtgagagacagagcAAGAGGTAGAGAGCGGGaggcagagcgagagagagaaagatgctTAAATCAATCTTTGCTGCTTTTATTTTCTGCCAGCCTCATTCAGTATCCATTTTCTTCAAATCACTGTGCTTCCATTTGTCTTCCCCTTGTTATCTTTCAACAGCACCTTTCAGATCTGCAATTTCCACTGACAAAAGGGAAGGGCAACACATGCATGCCAACACCATCACTCCTAATTTTCTCTCTATGTCAGTGACACCAGCCTGATCTGGACAAATATAACCAAACCATTATTACTGCTTTGTCAGAATCTTGCTCCTGCCAGCTTGACTGCTGATAAAAGTTCACAATGGCATAAATAAAATAGTAAGGCATTAAtaatgaggatagacacaaaacgctggagtaactcagtgggacaggcagcatccctggagagaaggaatgggtgacgtttcaggccgagacccttcttcagactggttagaggtaagggaaacaagagatgtagatggtgatgtggagagataaagaacaatgaatgaaagatatgcaaaaaaagtaaccacgataaaggaaacaggccattgtaagctgtttgttgggtgaaaatgagaagctagtgcgacttgggtgggggagggatggagagagagggaatgccagggctacctgaagtgagagaaatcaatattcataccactgggctgcaagctgcccaagcgaaatatgagatgctgtttctccaatatgtgtgttgacctcactctgacaatggaggagaccgaggccagaaaggtctgtgtaggaatgggaaggagaattaaagtgtccagcaaccaggagatcaggttggttcagacgAGCTgggcgaaggtgttctgcgagaCGATCGCcctgtctgtgtttggtttcgccgatgtataagagtccacatctttttattcacaaaatgctggagtaactcagcaggtcaggcagcatctcgggagagaaggaatgggtgacgtttcgggtcgagacccttcctcagactgagtccaCATcttaatggatacagtagatgaggttgacatAAGAAAAGCAGGTTTGGATTCTAAAGGTGAAATGCACATATTCTTTCCGGCAACCACAAATTATTACAAAGTCTCATAAAAAAAGTGTCATGGaggcatgcagcgtggaaacaggcccttcggcacaacctgcccacaccagccgacatgtcccctctacactagtccgtttggcccacatccctctaaacctgtccgctccatgtacctgtctaaatgtttcttaaactttgcaatagtactTACCTCTTCCAGCGGCTTgtttcacacacccaccactctgtgaaaacgttacccctcagactcctattaaatcttgtccccctcaccttaaaccattgccctctggttcttgattcccctactcggggcaaaagattcctctactctgggtttcTCTATACCCTTTTCAGCTAATAGGAAGAggcaaaattaattttaaaactaAAGACACTATTTTCTGCACCCTGGAATTTCTATCTTTGATCTGACAGTTGTGTATGGCATGATTCTACtgatgtataatattatctgatttaattgcaaacaaaagctttgcactgtatcttagtttagtttagttaattattgtcacatgtaccgagatacagtgattgGGTTttatttgcttgctatccagtcaagcaaAACACTATAACTGAACGaaactaagatacagtgaaaagcttttgtttgcaatgAATACCTTCAAACTGTCGACAGGACAAAGTAAAAGAGAGTGCTCACGACAACAATAAACAATACTAACAACAAACACTAGATATTTGAATGAAGCAGATATACAGTAAGCACAACCAGTCGGCAGCATGTGAAAGAGGAATAACTACTTCACTTTTGTTTCTAACATGTGGTATTAATAAAATAGTAAGGCATCAATAAGAAAAGCAGGTTTAGATTCTAAACCTGCCCACAACTTCAAgctcagcttgcccacaccgaccaacatgtcccatcgactcgagtcccacctgcctgtgtttggcccatatcctgggattgattcctgggatggcaggactttcatatgaagaaagactggatagactcggcttgtactcgctggaatttagaagattgaggggggatcttacagaaacttacaaaattcttaaggggttggacaggctagatgcaggaagattgttcccgatgttagggaagtccagaacaaggggtcacagtttaaggataagggggaagtcttttaggaccgagatgagaaagttttttttcacacagagagtggtgaatctgtggaattctctgccacagaaggtagttgaggccagttcattggctatatttaagagggagttagatgtggcccttgtggctaaagggatcagggggtatggagagaaggcaagtatgggatactgagttggatgatcagccatgatcatattgaatggtggtgcaggctcgaagggccgaatggcctactcctgcacctattttctatgtttctatcctttattttgtcttattttgATTTTGCATGGATCAGGATTTTGAAAGACAATTAAATAGAGGGGTGGAGAATTTCTATAATAATGGGGGAATAGTAAACAATTACCTGGAGGTAACTTTAACAATGGAGTATTGTGAGATTGTCATTTGAATCGAAAAGAAAATTAGACAAAGAACTTCAACCGATGAGGTGAGAATAGAATTATCGAACATAAaagatggtggcacggtggcgtagcggtagagctactgccttacagcgccagagaccctggttcgatcctgactacgggtacattctccctatgatctgcgtgagttttctcggagatctttggtttccttccacactccaaagacgtacgggtttggtatgaatgtaaaactgtccctagtgtgtgtaggatagtgttagtgagcggggatcgctggtcactgtggacttgggccaaagtgcctgtttcccctgtatctccacactaaactaaTTAAATTCATCTTTAAATTCATCTAAGGAGTCAAGTAGTACAtatttgattcttgattagttagggtgccAGTGGTTGTGGggcgaaggaaggagaatggggttgagagggaaagatagattggtcatgactgaatggtggggtaaacctgatgggctgaatgtgacTAAATTCTTCTCCTAGAGCTTATGAACTTAGGCAATGGCCGTCATTAAAGATTATATATCTCAAATAGTAAGCTTATTTGTCCATACCTTAAGGAAGTCTCCAGCCTGACAGTCTATGTTGACATTATTGTACTCCAAAGAGATAACTTCATCGGGATTGCCCATGAAGAAGATGGCACAGTTGAGCTGTGGTCTATCTGCCCTGAATGAGTACTGTCCTGCGACAATCAGCATGTCAACACATTCTGTGGACAGAAGAAATCAGTTTAGtctagacatacagtgtggaaacaggccctttggcacactgaaTCCATGACGATTATAGATCACTGGTAACCCctacattccctccctccctccccaccgccccacccTAGACATCCTAATAGTTCCAATGTTCACCTCCCTGTATCCCTCTttatcacctcttctccagccaTCAATGGACCATTACGGGCtccacccttcagtctgaagaagggttccatcccgaaacgtcatccatcctttttctccagagatgctgcctgacccattgagttactccaacactctgtgtctctttttgtaatcTGCAGTCAGTTCCTCGTTCCTATATTCTGAGCCGAGTTATTATTTGTTCCAAGATTAAGTATGGTTTGAGCATCGCCGGTATTGATTTTGTGGATCACAGCTTTGGATTCTGTGCTGGTTTAGTGAACCTGCACAGACAGCTAGGTTTGAGCAAAGCAGGAAtggatggataggataggatacatggataggacagttttagacggatatgggacgaatgcaggcaggtgggactagtgtagctgggacatgttggccggcatgggcaagttgggccgaagagcttgtttccatgctatatcactctatgactatgaccacaggtttaaggtgaaggggaaaggatttaacaggaatctgaggggtaacattttcacacaaagggtggtgggtgtatggaacaagctgccagaggaggcagttgaggcagggactatcccagcatttaagaaacaattagacaggtacatggattagacaggtttggagggatatggaccaaacgtgggcaggtgggactagtgtaggtgggacatgctggccggtctgggcaagttgggccgaagggcctgtttccacgctgtttccactctatgaccCCCCAGGACAGAGTGTGTGAATCCAGTTACACTAGTTCTGCCACCAACCGTTAACAacaaaggagacacaagagactgcagatgccggagccTTGATCCGactacgaagtgctggaggaactcaacgtgtcagccagcatctgcagaggcaaTGGGCGACGatgtttcagacttccagcaccaGTGCAGCCAAATACACAAACTGTTGCAGTGACTCCAAGCGGgtctggcggcatctctggagaacatggatagatgatgtttcggggtcaggactctttagactgattgtcggGAGTGGGAAAGAAACCTGGAAGAAGGTTGTAGGGAGGgttggttgggcaaaggccagactGAAATGacacaaggtgtgagacaaaaataattgaagagttgcaaattgcgaagctagaggaaggaatgtaggtggaaggagaaGAATAGATCCAGTTTGGAAACATGgaagggtggggtagggggggcgagggggggcctGTGTGTACTCACCTAAATTTGGAGAGTTCAGTGTCCAGCCCATTAGGTTATAAGCTTCCTTATAAGTGGAATATAAGCAGAATGTTTCTACTAGTACAGCCGCCATTCACAAACAACAAGGCCACACTCACTTACTCACCCAACCCCACAGTACTTACTCAGGCTTTGTCTGTAAATGTTCCCCTGAGGAAGCTCTCGTTTCATCTCCGAACTTAGAAGCCCAAACGGGTCATTGTTTATGCCATTTTGCTTTAAAATATTGGACAGGATGTTAAATGTCAAACATTTGAGAAATCCTTCAAAAGACTAGCCATGCATTATGAA is a window from the Rhinoraja longicauda isolate Sanriku21f chromosome 3, sRhiLon1.1, whole genome shotgun sequence genome containing:
- the crhbp gene encoding corticotropin-releasing factor-binding protein; protein product: MPPALKVPLLIALLWMGDLQGQGRYIEQNGINNDPFGLLSSEMKRELPQGNIYRQSLKCVDMLIVAGQYSFRADRPQLNCAIFFMGNPDEVISLEYNNVNIDCQAGDFLKVFDGWMLKGDVFPSIMDHALPISERYVDFCQGSNLSPTIRSSQNVAMIVFRIHKIGNGFSLTIRHSINPFPCNIISQNSEGRFTMVIPHEQRNCSYSIIYPTEIRILNMILGPSTDVTTPVKNCGGATDFVQLLGGNTLDPSRMLPMAEICHSFSESAPMKIGCENTVVRIISSGRQTNRLTFEYRQLEQLELEKKCK